One stretch of Epinephelus lanceolatus isolate andai-2023 chromosome 15, ASM4190304v1, whole genome shotgun sequence DNA includes these proteins:
- the cdkl1 gene encoding cyclin-dependent kinase-like 1, giving the protein MEKYEKIGKIGEGSYGVVFKCRNRDTGQIVAIKKFVESEDDPIIKKIALREIRMLKQLKHANLVNLIEVFRRKRKLHLVFEYCDHTVLNELDRHPRGVPEHLVKSITWQTLQAVNFCHKQNCIHRDVKPENILITKHQVIKLCDFGFARILTGPCDYYTDYVATRWYRAPELLVGDTQYGPPVDVWAIGCVFAELLSGIPLWPGKSDMDQLYLIRKTLGDLIPRHQQVFSNNQFFCGVSIPEPQEMEPLEQKYPNLSHQALSLMKGCLKMDPSERLTCEQLLQHPYFDSLREKSESTSREQDRSSNKRTRLPRKHLPPGYLPQLTSSSIFPALDNKKYYNNLRKFNYHLPNI; this is encoded by the exons ATGGAGAAGTACGAGAAGATAGGAAAGATCGGAGAGGGCTCCTATGGCGTCGTCTTCAAGTGCAGGAACAGAGACACGGGGCAGATCGTCGCCATCAAGAAGTTTGTGGAGTCAGAGGACGATCCCATCATCAAGAAGATTGCACTGAGGGAGATCAGGATGCTCAAG CAACTGAAACACGCCAACCTGGTGAACCTGATCGAGGTGTTTCGACGTAAACGGAAGCTTCACCTGGTGTTCGAGTACTGCGACCACACGGTCCTCAACGAGCTGGACCGCCATCCCAGAGG AGTTCCTGAGCACCTTGTAAAAAGTATAACCTGGCAGACTCTTCAAGCGGTCAACTTCTGTCACAAACAAAAT TGCATCCATCGAGACGTCAAGCCAGAAAATATCCTCATCACCAAACACCAAGTCATCaaactgtgtgactttgggttCGCCAGGATTCTCA CTGGTCCGTGTGATTACTACACAGACTACGTGGCAACTCGTTGGTACCGAGCCCCTGAGCTGCTGGTGGGAGACACTCAGTACGGCCCCCCGGTGGACGTATGGGCGATTGGTTGTGTGTTTGCCGAGCTGCTGTCAGGGATCCCTCTGTGGCCCGGGAAGTCTGACATGGACCAGCTGTACCTGATCAGGAAGACTCTGG GTGACCTGATCCCTCGACACCAGCAGGTCTTCAGCAACAACCAGTTCTTCTGTGGAGTTTCAATCCCAGAGCCACAAGAGATG GAACCTTTGGAGCAGAAATATCCAAATCTGTCACATCAAGCTCTGAGTCTCATGAAG GGTTGTCTGAAGATGGACCCGTCTGAGCGTCTGACCTGTGAGCAGCTGCTCCAACACCCGTACTTTGACAGCCTGCGAGAGAAGAGCGAGAGCACCTCTCGAGAGCAGGACCGCTCCAGCAACAAGAGGACACGTTTACCTCGCAAGCACCTTCCTCCTGGG TATTTGCCGCAGCTGACCAGCAGCAGCATCTTCCCAGCGTTGGACAATAAGAAGTACTACAACAACCTGCGCAAGTTCAACTATCACCTACCAAACATCTGA